Proteins encoded in a region of the Streptomyces sp. NBC_00258 genome:
- a CDS encoding ABC transporter substrate-binding protein, whose translation MSAARPLTTLRTIAVIAALPLLTLTACGYGSDSKDEDTSKVAAEGKKLSADTVRIGYFPNLTHATALVGDQEGLLQKELGGTKVSYSQFNAGPAEIEALNSGSIDIGWIGPSPAINGYSTTDGKGLRIIGGSASGGVKLVVNPDKVTSLKDVKGKKIATPQLGNTQDVAFLNWIAEQGWKVDAQSGKGDVSVVRTDNKITPDAYKSGSIDGAWVPEPTASKLVAEGGKVLLDEADLWPDKKFVITNIIVSQKFLTEHPDVVQAVLRGSVRTNTWINANPEKAKAAANEKLKELSGKPLPAGVLDPAWKSIQFTDDPLASTLNTEAAHAVKAGLLKQPKLDGIYDLTPLNKVLSAEGKSTVDDAGLGVK comes from the coding sequence GTGTCTGCCGCACGACCGCTCACCACCCTGCGCACCATCGCCGTCATAGCCGCGCTTCCCCTGCTCACGCTCACTGCCTGCGGTTACGGATCCGACTCCAAGGACGAGGACACGTCGAAGGTCGCCGCCGAGGGCAAGAAGCTCTCCGCGGACACCGTCCGGATCGGCTACTTCCCGAACCTGACGCACGCCACGGCACTCGTGGGCGATCAGGAGGGGCTGCTGCAGAAGGAGCTGGGCGGCACGAAGGTCTCGTACTCGCAGTTCAATGCGGGTCCTGCGGAGATCGAGGCGCTCAACTCGGGTTCGATCGACATCGGCTGGATCGGTCCCTCGCCCGCGATCAACGGTTACAGCACCACCGACGGCAAGGGCCTGCGGATCATCGGGGGTTCCGCGTCCGGCGGCGTGAAGCTTGTGGTCAACCCCGACAAGGTCACGTCCTTGAAGGACGTCAAGGGCAAGAAGATCGCCACCCCGCAGCTGGGCAACACCCAGGACGTGGCGTTCCTCAACTGGATCGCCGAGCAGGGCTGGAAGGTCGACGCGCAGAGCGGCAAGGGCGATGTGTCGGTGGTCCGCACCGACAACAAGATCACCCCGGACGCCTACAAGTCCGGCTCGATCGACGGGGCGTGGGTGCCCGAGCCGACCGCCTCCAAGCTGGTCGCCGAGGGGGGCAAGGTCCTCCTGGACGAGGCGGACCTGTGGCCCGACAAGAAGTTCGTGATCACCAACATCATCGTCTCCCAGAAGTTCCTCACCGAGCACCCCGACGTCGTCCAGGCGGTGCTGCGCGGCTCGGTGAGGACCAACACGTGGATCAACGCCAACCCGGAGAAGGCGAAGGCCGCCGCGAACGAAAAGCTGAAGGAGCTGTCCGGCAAGCCGCTGCCCGCCGGCGTGCTGGACCCGGCGTGGAAGTCGATCCAGTTCACCGACGACCCGCTGGCCTCGACCCTGAACACCGAGGCCGCGCACGCGGTCAAGGCGGGCCTGCTCAAGCAGCCCAAGCTGGACGGCATCTATGACCTCACCCCGTTGAACAAGGTCCTCAGCGCCGAGGGCAAGAGCACGGTCGACGACGCCGGACTCGGCGTCAAGTAG
- a CDS encoding putative leader peptide: MRTLNRTDRLLPLLTSRRHIDLGRTSSAICRPV, translated from the coding sequence ATGAGAACGCTCAACCGCACAGACCGGTTGCTGCCCCTTCTGACCTCGCGTCGCCACATCGACCTCGGCCGTACGTCCAGCGCCATCTGTCGACCCGTCTGA
- a CDS encoding RrF2 family transcriptional regulator: MRISARADYAVRAALQLAASRDDGPLKAEAIADAQDIPHKFLEGILNDMRRGGLVLSQRGGNGGYRLAKPPESISIADVIRVVDGPLVSVRGVRPPDLSYTGPAQSLLPLWIALRSNVREILEGVSLADVASAELPAGVSALTDAPGAWTNP; encoded by the coding sequence ATGCGGATCTCAGCCAGGGCGGACTACGCGGTACGTGCCGCACTGCAGCTCGCCGCGTCCCGAGATGACGGGCCACTGAAGGCCGAGGCCATCGCCGACGCCCAGGACATCCCGCACAAATTCCTCGAAGGCATCCTGAACGACATGCGCCGGGGCGGTCTCGTCCTCAGCCAGCGCGGCGGGAACGGCGGCTACCGGCTCGCCAAGCCTCCCGAGTCCATCAGCATCGCCGACGTCATTCGTGTCGTGGACGGACCGCTGGTCTCGGTCCGCGGGGTCCGCCCTCCCGATCTGTCCTACACCGGACCCGCCCAGTCACTGCTTCCCCTGTGGATCGCGCTGCGCTCCAACGTGCGCGAGATCCTCGAGGGCGTGTCCCTCGCCGACGTCGCATCGGCCGAGTTGCCCGCCGGGGTCTCCGCGCTGACCGACGCCCCCGGCGCCTGGACAAACCCCTGA
- a CDS encoding acyl-CoA dehydrogenase family protein, with product MGFAPAPSGPAPESDRIATGRAHWLRVARETADDLATDAVVREQAGKVPFDEVSRLREAGLLTLLIPAELGGAGEDWPTAYAVLREISAADGAIGQLLGCHYFMSWSARFFTEPALAEQVGRQSAAEQWCWGGGFARQEPPLALNRTARGYLLDGRQSYVTGVLVADRLVVRAVRTDTGEPLAVVVDPARHGVVIDGDADPFGQRLAAGGSVEFDGVPVSTDEILGSLSADEDALSPVASLASPVGRLVSVQLRLGMAEGVLAEAREYSRAGHSPWDPAWPAGSPQDPQVLTTYGELTVLTRSASALTDQALEAMRYGLARGEDLTYDEYAEISVLVAMAEAAASRAVQECTARALDVIGARSTSSRLGFDRFWRNARTHTLYEPVADRLRDVGDYFLNGAHPPFVLPA from the coding sequence ATGGGCTTTGCCCCCGCACCGTCCGGTCCCGCCCCGGAGTCCGACCGGATCGCAACGGGCCGTGCGCACTGGCTGCGCGTGGCCCGCGAGACGGCGGACGACCTGGCCACGGACGCGGTGGTCCGGGAGCAGGCGGGCAAGGTCCCGTTCGACGAGGTGTCCCGGCTGCGCGAGGCGGGACTCCTGACGCTGCTGATTCCGGCCGAGCTCGGGGGCGCAGGCGAGGACTGGCCCACGGCCTACGCCGTGCTCCGGGAGATCTCCGCGGCCGACGGCGCCATCGGTCAGCTCCTCGGCTGTCACTACTTCATGTCGTGGAGCGCCCGGTTCTTCACCGAGCCCGCTCTCGCCGAGCAGGTCGGGCGGCAGTCCGCGGCGGAGCAGTGGTGCTGGGGCGGTGGCTTCGCCCGTCAGGAGCCGCCTCTCGCGCTGAACAGGACTGCCCGTGGCTATCTGCTGGACGGCCGGCAGAGTTACGTCACCGGGGTCCTGGTCGCCGACCGGCTCGTCGTGCGGGCCGTTCGGACCGACACTGGCGAACCACTGGCCGTCGTCGTCGATCCCGCCCGGCACGGCGTGGTGATCGACGGAGACGCCGACCCGTTCGGCCAACGGCTCGCGGCCGGCGGCAGCGTGGAGTTCGACGGCGTACCGGTCAGCACCGACGAGATACTCGGCTCCCTGTCCGCGGACGAAGACGCCCTGTCGCCGGTAGCCTCCCTGGCTTCGCCGGTCGGGCGGCTCGTGTCCGTCCAGCTCCGTCTCGGCATGGCCGAGGGGGTGCTCGCCGAAGCCCGTGAGTACAGCCGGGCCGGTCATTCGCCCTGGGACCCGGCCTGGCCGGCCGGGTCTCCACAGGACCCGCAGGTGCTGACCACCTACGGGGAACTCACCGTCCTCACCCGCTCCGCGTCCGCGCTCACCGATCAAGCGCTGGAAGCCATGCGGTACGGGCTGGCTCGCGGCGAAGACCTCACGTACGACGAGTACGCGGAGATATCGGTCCTCGTGGCGATGGCCGAGGCCGCCGCCTCCAGGGCCGTGCAGGAATGCACCGCCCGCGCTCTGGACGTCATCGGCGCCCGCTCCACGTCCTCGCGGCTGGGCTTCGACCGCTTCTGGCGCAATGCCAGGACCCACACCTTGTACGAGCCCGTGGCCGACCGGCTCCGCGATGTCGGGGACTACTTCCTCAACGGTGCGCATCCCCCCTTCGTCCTGCCCGCCTGA
- a CDS encoding winged helix-turn-helix domain-containing protein yields the protein MTTALPAPATPLDSALSDVRHLRLVGDTTQGGTGEHDGAPLVGYLLFVPEGTDPAELFAKDGVRPDLRPATYDDSPRTPRTGGDVIHVDTARHVAEADGRELDLTYLEFELLAHLVLRPHQVHSREQLVADVWGYDHVGDGRTVDVHIARLRRKLGKAHQHRIVTVRRVGYKYVPDLQTSPDAALCGRP from the coding sequence ATGACCACGGCACTTCCGGCTCCGGCCACTCCCCTGGATTCGGCACTCTCCGACGTGCGCCATCTTCGACTGGTGGGCGACACCACGCAGGGCGGCACCGGGGAACACGATGGGGCACCGCTCGTCGGCTATCTCCTGTTCGTTCCCGAAGGCACCGACCCCGCCGAGCTCTTCGCCAAGGACGGGGTACGGCCGGACCTCCGACCGGCCACCTACGACGACTCGCCTCGCACGCCGCGAACTGGCGGTGACGTCATCCATGTCGACACCGCGCGGCATGTCGCGGAGGCGGACGGGCGTGAACTCGACCTCACCTACCTTGAGTTCGAGCTGCTGGCCCATCTCGTCCTGCGCCCTCACCAGGTGCACTCGCGCGAGCAGTTGGTGGCCGACGTATGGGGCTACGACCATGTCGGCGACGGCCGCACCGTGGACGTCCACATCGCGCGCCTGCGCCGCAAGCTGGGCAAGGCTCACCAGCACCGGATCGTGACCGTACGGCGCGTGGGCTACAAGTACGTGCCCGACCTGCAAACGAGCCCCGACGCCGCGCTCTGCGGCCGGCCTTGA